From the Paraflavitalea soli genome, the window ACCAGCAACATTTGTTTGAGCGTTTTTTCAGGGCTACCAATGTTACCAATATCCAGGGAACCGGTCTGGGCCTGCACATTGTAGCCAAGTACGCCGAATTGATGAACGGCTGCATTCATTGTGAAAGCCAGGAAAACCTGGGCACCGACATGAAGGTCACCTTTACTATTCCTGGTGATACGGAAGATCCAGCCGAAGATTAAACTATCAGTAAATCATCCTCTAAAATTCATGTACCATGGGCATGAAGAAAATCCTGCTGATCGAAGACAACCAGCATATCCGCGAAAATACAGCAGAGATACTGGAATTGGCCAACTATACGGTGCATGTAGCCGAAAACGGGAAAACCGGGGTCGAGATCGCCCTACAGGAAAAACCCGACCTGATCGTTTGCGACATCATGATGCCGGTACTCGATGGTTATGGGGTTTTGCATTTGTTGCATAAAAACGCGGACCTGCGCAATACTCCTTTTATTTTCCTCACTGCCAAGGCCGAGCGAACGGATATGCGCAAGGCCATGGAAATGGGTGCCGACGATTACCTTACCAAACCTTTTGAGGCCACCGAACTGCTCAATGCGATCGAAACCCGGTTAAGAAAAACTGACATGTTAAGGCAGGTCGATGGCACCGGACTGGCAGGGATGGACGCGCTTATGCAAATCGCCAAAGGAGCCACCACCCTGGAAAGTTTTGCATCGGACCGGGATACGATGCTTTATCGTAAAAAACATACCATTTACCAGGAAGGCAACCGGCCTTCCAGGCTCTATTTTGTACAAAAAGGGAAGGTAAAAACGTACAAGACCAATGAAGATGGAAAAGAATTCATTGTAGGGCTTTACCAGGAAGGTGATTTTTTGGGCCATGTGGCTCTCCTGGAAGGCAGCAATTATAAGGAAACGGCTGCAGCCCTGGAAGATGCCGAGCTGGCCCTGATACCCCGGCATGACTTCGAGGAATTGATGTCGTCGAACCGGGAAATAGCCCAAAAATTCATTACCCTCCTGGCCAAAAATATTACAGATATGGAGGAGCAGCTGGTCCGTGTAGCCTATTACTCTTTAAGAAAAAAGGTAGCCCATGCCCTTACTACGCTATTCCAAAAGTACAAAGGAGACATTAAGATAAGCCGTGAGAACCTGGCTACCCTGGCAGGTACTGCTACCGAATCATTAATCAGGACCCTGAGTGACTTTAAAAGTGAGCATCTGATCGATATACAGGATGGGACCATAAAGATTCTGAATGAATCGAAACTGCAGAACCTGACGATGTAGGAAAAAAATAGCCCCTTCAATAAAGGGTTTCGATAAAACCATTGAACTTCACCCGCAGATCACTGAAAGCAATAGCCAGCAACTTCAGGTCTTTACGCAGCTTTTTTTGTTTATGTAGGATCATC encodes:
- a CDS encoding response regulator, giving the protein MKKILLIEDNQHIRENTAEILELANYTVHVAENGKTGVEIALQEKPDLIVCDIMMPVLDGYGVLHLLHKNADLRNTPFIFLTAKAERTDMRKAMEMGADDYLTKPFEATELLNAIETRLRKTDMLRQVDGTGLAGMDALMQIAKGATTLESFASDRDTMLYRKKHTIYQEGNRPSRLYFVQKGKVKTYKTNEDGKEFIVGLYQEGDFLGHVALLEGSNYKETAAALEDAELALIPRHDFEELMSSNREIAQKFITLLAKNITDMEEQLVRVAYYSLRKKVAHALTTLFQKYKGDIKISRENLATLAGTATESLIRTLSDFKSEHLIDIQDGTIKILNESKLQNLTM